The Teredinibacter sp. KSP-S5-2 genome includes a window with the following:
- a CDS encoding serine/threonine protein kinase, translated as MNPTPFSNLSQDLVIDAIESLGYMSDLRVFALNSYENRVYQVGIEDSEPLIAKFYRPERWTKEQILEEHQFSLSLTEAEIPVISPIFREDVGTLFEYGNYWFALYPRRGGHAPNLDDLDVLYRLGQHLGRIHAIGSTTPFQYRPELSITNFGINSREYLLANNFIPANLIEAYATLSQHILDQITQIMSSVSYSSIRLHGDCHPGNILTRPDSIYLVDLDDSRMGPAVQDLWMLLSGERHEREAQLEAVIEGYEEFFPFNTQELALIESLRALRLMHYAYWLAQRWNDPAFPQAFPWFNTERYWAEHILSLREQYAELSTPPLKIGSARIG; from the coding sequence TTGAATCCCACACCTTTTTCCAACCTTTCCCAAGACTTGGTGATCGATGCCATCGAAAGCCTCGGCTATATGTCCGACCTTAGAGTATTCGCACTTAACAGTTATGAAAACCGTGTTTATCAAGTTGGAATAGAAGACAGTGAGCCACTGATCGCCAAATTTTATCGGCCGGAAAGATGGACAAAGGAACAGATTCTTGAAGAACATCAATTCTCATTGAGTTTAACCGAAGCCGAAATTCCTGTTATCTCGCCCATATTCCGGGAGGATGTGGGTACATTATTTGAATATGGAAATTATTGGTTTGCGCTCTACCCAAGAAGAGGCGGTCACGCACCGAATCTGGATGATCTCGATGTACTCTATCGACTTGGCCAACACCTTGGCAGAATTCACGCTATTGGCAGCACCACTCCGTTTCAATATCGTCCTGAACTTTCCATTACCAATTTTGGCATCAACAGTCGTGAATACCTGTTGGCGAATAATTTTATCCCGGCCAATTTAATCGAAGCCTATGCCACACTCAGTCAGCATATACTTGATCAAATCACTCAGATTATGTCGAGTGTAAGTTACTCTTCAATTCGCCTTCACGGTGACTGTCATCCCGGAAATATCCTAACTCGACCGGACTCTATTTATCTGGTGGATCTGGATGATTCCAGAATGGGGCCTGCGGTACAGGATTTGTGGATGCTGCTCTCCGGCGAGCGTCATGAGCGAGAAGCCCAACTCGAAGCGGTTATTGAAGGGTATGAAGAGTTTTTTCCTTTTAACACACAGGAATTAGCCCTGATCGAGTCCCTTCGGGCTTTGCGACTTATGCATTACGCTTACTGGCTGGCGCAACGATGGAATGATCCGGCGTTCCCCCAGGCCTTCCCCTGGTTTAATACCGAGAGATATT
- a CDS encoding ComF family protein — protein sequence MHSHQNFVQNLLDSVLKLGQFALPNLCLLCTTPSKRLLCPACLDSLPYMKNACLQCALPITSSDTELCGQCLASKPSFDASISLTSYQGPVPYLINQFKHQRKHNIGAFLSQLFVDRLLSSRTRPDVITFAPLYWRRQFSRGMNQAERLANTIGNRLDVKVEPLFKKVKSTAAQQNMTRKERLKNLKNSVILSNTVLIKDKHIVFVDDVMTTCATAETTAKLLRTAGAGRIEIWTIARTPKPK from the coding sequence ATGCACTCACATCAAAATTTCGTACAAAACTTGCTCGATTCAGTCCTCAAACTGGGTCAGTTTGCCCTCCCCAATCTATGCCTGTTATGCACCACACCAAGTAAACGCTTACTATGCCCTGCATGCCTGGATTCTCTGCCCTACATGAAAAATGCTTGCCTTCAATGTGCGTTACCGATCACCAGTTCTGATACAGAGTTATGCGGCCAGTGTCTGGCGAGTAAACCCAGCTTTGATGCAAGTATCAGCTTGACCAGCTATCAGGGTCCCGTACCTTACCTGATCAACCAATTCAAACATCAGCGTAAACACAATATTGGGGCTTTTTTGTCCCAGCTTTTTGTCGACCGCCTGCTATCTAGTCGAACCAGACCAGACGTCATTACTTTTGCACCGCTTTATTGGCGCAGACAGTTTAGCCGTGGAATGAATCAGGCTGAACGACTGGCGAACACTATTGGTAACAGGCTGGATGTCAAAGTTGAGCCCCTATTCAAGAAAGTAAAATCAACAGCCGCACAACAAAACATGACTCGCAAAGAACGGCTCAAGAATTTAAAAAACAGCGTTATTCTTTCCAATACTGTGTTAATAAAAGATAAGCATATTGTGTTCGTCGATGATGTGATGACCACCTGTGCCACAGCGGAAACCACCGCAAAACTGCTGCGCACTGCCGGCGCTGGCAGAATCGAAATATGGACAATCGCCAGGACTCCCAAGCCCAAATAA
- a CDS encoding diguanylate cyclase translates to MNLAISLNRAVSVKVVGLILVLLSLVVCWSWVTNADFLLGSRNDFPTMKFNAALCFLFLGIAMIANERQQTLICYLFASLVAFFSSEALFAQHLLGINSGLNELFVYDLRSPKMPGLMSPAEACCFLLSSFLLLEQYVKNMPMRGHFYLMYFVIGFISLSAYCLYVYMPFGADIIPFVTSTPLCSSLAFLFLIPGLILSTNNTKLATLLSGHKHVHKTFRRIAFYVAMLPIFLGILVYSREWYRTFESNLVFALFTSLSIISILLLLYRVTLAEVRWQIRWSSQKAIADQLETQVLEVLEASDNAILLLDDKLTIIHVNRGARTIFGWEARDLLQQPFHGLIAETSKYKLNSLIEVIDQYQSNKKICNVEDILTIRKKNGKATSVAISINKKTQTDKHFFVMVLRDLSVIEQENKTLRAQVSTDPLTRTFNRSEFEKFTHRLDKQDEQNGTSNYTIMMLDIDHFKAVNDTYGHDAGDIVLRDFTESVQSCLRSSDKLFRYGGEEFVAIMPGLDKKSASNVAERILLTVKTKNTLLDNLLIGITVSIGVYMAKLPQESITESVRKADKALYSAKEQGRDRAIFFSDN, encoded by the coding sequence ATGAACCTCGCCATCTCCTTAAACCGAGCGGTCAGCGTTAAGGTTGTAGGGCTAATACTGGTCTTATTATCCCTGGTTGTCTGCTGGAGCTGGGTAACAAATGCCGACTTTTTGCTCGGTAGTCGAAACGACTTCCCTACAATGAAGTTTAACGCTGCCCTGTGCTTTTTGTTTTTGGGCATCGCGATGATCGCCAACGAAAGACAGCAGACACTAATATGTTACCTATTCGCCAGTCTGGTTGCCTTTTTCTCAAGTGAAGCCCTTTTTGCACAACACTTATTGGGAATCAACTCTGGGCTTAATGAACTTTTCGTGTACGACCTCCGCTCACCCAAAATGCCAGGGCTAATGTCTCCAGCAGAGGCTTGTTGCTTTTTACTTTCCTCGTTTTTGCTATTGGAACAGTACGTTAAAAATATGCCGATGCGAGGTCACTTTTACCTGATGTATTTTGTTATCGGTTTTATTTCTCTAAGCGCATATTGTTTATACGTGTACATGCCATTTGGTGCGGACATAATACCTTTTGTAACGTCTACTCCTCTTTGCTCTTCCCTTGCTTTTTTATTTTTGATCCCCGGCCTGATTCTATCTACCAACAACACAAAACTTGCCACACTACTAAGTGGCCATAAGCACGTGCATAAAACATTTAGGCGTATTGCTTTCTATGTCGCCATGCTGCCAATTTTTCTGGGTATTCTGGTGTACTCTCGGGAGTGGTATCGAACATTTGAATCCAATCTGGTTTTTGCGCTGTTTACCTCACTAAGTATTATTTCAATACTGCTTTTATTGTACCGGGTTACCTTAGCCGAAGTTCGCTGGCAGATTCGTTGGTCGTCTCAGAAAGCCATAGCCGATCAACTGGAAACGCAGGTACTTGAGGTGTTAGAAGCCTCGGACAATGCTATTTTGTTGCTGGATGATAAGTTAACGATTATTCACGTAAATAGAGGTGCCAGAACGATATTTGGCTGGGAAGCCAGGGATTTACTTCAACAGCCTTTTCACGGGTTAATAGCGGAGACATCTAAATACAAACTGAATTCGCTGATTGAAGTAATTGATCAATACCAATCCAATAAAAAAATATGCAATGTTGAAGATATTCTAACCATCAGAAAGAAAAATGGAAAAGCAACATCCGTTGCTATTAGCATTAATAAAAAAACGCAAACGGACAAGCATTTCTTTGTCATGGTATTGCGCGACCTTAGTGTTATCGAACAGGAAAATAAAACACTTAGAGCGCAGGTATCGACTGACCCGCTAACGCGAACCTTTAACCGCAGTGAATTCGAAAAGTTCACGCATAGACTCGACAAACAAGACGAGCAGAACGGAACCAGTAATTACACCATAATGATGCTCGATATTGATCATTTTAAGGCTGTAAACGATACCTATGGCCACGACGCCGGCGATATCGTACTTAGAGACTTTACCGAGTCGGTGCAGTCCTGCCTGCGCTCTTCTGACAAACTGTTTCGTTACGGCGGAGAAGAATTTGTCGCCATCATGCCCGGGCTGGATAAAAAAAGTGCCTCCAATGTTGCGGAGAGAATTTTGCTCACAGTAAAAACCAAGAATACCCTTCTGGATAATCTGTTAATTGGCATAACGGTAAGCATTGGCGTTTACATGGCAAAATTGCCTCAGGAAAGTATTACCGAATCCGTTAGGAAAGCGGACAAAGCGTTGTACTCAGCAAAAGAACAAGGCCGAGACAGAGCCATATTTTTTAGCGATAACTGA